One Cyanobacterium sp. T60_A2020_053 DNA window includes the following coding sequences:
- a CDS encoding alpha-1,2-fucosyltransferase, which translates to MVNNDNISFGKTQKYSLTSLFYLASKYVKSSPFHHTVDLGKSQNPFDMNGCDFQNLIKSKQFVIVHGWLFRDAINFSTYAPLIRQIFTPTQSYRENVKNLIERMRCEVDIIVGIHLRRGDYRKWANGQYYYSDDIYLKKMSEISNSLLNTTKKVGFLLVSNEEININNFKDYNVALGTGNFIEDLYSLAKCDYILGPPSSYSIWASFYGENPYFHLRDVSEIISLEKFKKYIYPTP; encoded by the coding sequence GTGGTGAACAATGACAATATTAGCTTTGGAAAGACCCAAAAATATAGTTTGACATCTCTATTTTATTTAGCTAGTAAATATGTTAAATCTTCTCCATTTCATCACACTGTTGATTTGGGAAAATCCCAGAACCCTTTTGATATGAATGGATGTGATTTTCAGAATCTCATTAAAAGTAAACAGTTTGTGATTGTTCATGGTTGGTTATTTCGAGATGCTATAAATTTTTCCACATATGCTCCATTAATAAGGCAGATTTTTACTCCAACTCAATCATACCGGGAAAATGTTAAAAATCTTATCGAGCGGATGCGATGTGAGGTAGATATTATTGTCGGTATTCATTTGAGAAGAGGAGATTATCGAAAATGGGCTAATGGTCAGTACTATTACAGTGACGATATTTACTTAAAAAAAATGTCAGAAATTTCTAATTCACTTTTGAACACAACTAAAAAAGTTGGTTTTTTGCTAGTGTCGAATGAAGAAATTAACATTAATAATTTTAAAGATTATAATGTAGCTCTTGGAACTGGAAATTTTATTGAAGATTTATATAGTTTGGCTAAATGTGATTACATTTTAGGGCCTCCCAGTAGTTACTCTATTTGGGCATCTTTTTATGGGGAAAATCCTTATTTTCATTTAAGAGATGTATCTGAGATTATTTCTCTTGAAAAATTTAAAAAGTATATATATCCTACGCCTTGA